A region of Nocardioides sp. JS614 DNA encodes the following proteins:
- a CDS encoding (2Fe-2S)-binding protein has product MTEELHDVRLSVNGTTYDTRVPARRLLSDALRHDLGLTGTHVGCEHGVCGACTILVDGEPMRSCLMFAVSAVDHELTTVEGLTNEDGSLSPVQQAFSECHGLQCGFCTPGFLTTITAGLRDNPTPTHEEARDMIAGNLCRCTGYQNIVKAVERAAELVELAELVETPAPEAGR; this is encoded by the coding sequence GTGACCGAGGAGCTGCACGACGTTCGGCTGAGCGTCAACGGCACGACGTACGACACCCGGGTGCCGGCGCGCCGGCTGCTGTCCGACGCGCTGCGCCACGACCTGGGGCTCACGGGCACGCACGTGGGCTGCGAGCACGGCGTCTGCGGCGCCTGCACGATCCTGGTCGACGGCGAGCCGATGCGCTCCTGCCTGATGTTCGCGGTCTCAGCGGTGGACCACGAGCTCACCACGGTCGAGGGACTGACCAACGAGGACGGGTCGCTGAGCCCCGTGCAGCAGGCGTTCTCGGAGTGCCACGGCCTCCAGTGCGGCTTCTGCACCCCCGGCTTCCTGACCACGATCACGGCCGGGCTGCGCGACAACCCGACCCCCACGCACGAGGAGGCCCGCGACATGATCGCCGGCAACCTGTGCCGCTGCACCGGCTACCAGAACATCGTCAAGGCGGTGGAGCGGGCCGCCGAGCTGGTCGAGCTCGCCGAGCTCGTCGAGACCCCCGCACCCGAAGCAGGGCGGTGA